From Xiphophorus hellerii strain 12219 chromosome 20, Xiphophorus_hellerii-4.1, whole genome shotgun sequence, the proteins below share one genomic window:
- the LOC116711034 gene encoding uncharacterized protein LOC116711034 — protein sequence METATEKQRPAHGQIISVPHKDTVRLLEVYVKRSLSLNDGSLGAKKAGKKEKWVTLSKTYRRSSSDPSLLLHEALNHSESSVLPVAEPQMYESVKDPEESEEPEIKTKKPKKIKKPSFWKTFLGIFKNEDKEDQDNPSEVFDNSNQSTNCLPTNQLSFQKKSFRKKSLRRKLSKRWSLRSTKFGKDVNSTDSTGVEAVISVEPTYAYYEKVSEELEKIVHEVKEQEETEILSNEEVIKRIVALTIQEGDAIDGKLKDNPMLSSFFQRMTYSSFQKMADAYLEKEAKPTHKPPTVLPTAPELVKLAFTLDFTARVAGLSKQNVGHITCLGNRYLQDRFEYRQACTDHPWSDSDDADSVPLTGK from the exons ATggaaacagcaacagaaaaacaaaggccTGCTCACGGCCAGATAATCTCTGTGCCCCATAAGGACACAGTGCGTCTCCTGGAGGTTTATGTCAAGCGGAGCCTCAGCCTGAATGACGGCAGCCTGGGGGCAAAGAAAGCAGGGAAGAAGGAAAAGTGGGTGACCCTGTCCAAAACGTATAGACGATCCTCCAGCGACCCTTCGCTACTCTTGCACGAGGCATTAAATCACAGTGAATCTAGTGTGCTTCCTGTGGCTGAACCCCAGATGTATGAGTCCGTGAAAGATCCTGAGGAATCAGAGGAGCCagaaatcaagactaaaaagcCCAAAAAGATCAAGAAACCCTCATTTTGGAAGACTTTTCTTGGCATTTTCAAGAATGAGGACAAAGAAGATCAAGACAATCCATCAGAGGTGTTTGACAATTCAAACCAATCAACTAACTGTCTGCCCACAAATCAGCTCTCCTTTCAAAAGAAATCATTCAGGAAAAAGTCCTTAAGAAGGAAATTGTCCAAAAGGTGGTCTCTGAGATCAACTAAATTTGGTAAAGATGTCAACTCTACTGATAGCACTGGAGTAGAAG CTGTGATCAGCGTCGAACCGACATACGCCTACTATGAGAAAGTATCAGAAGAACTTGAAAAAATTGTACATGAGGTCAAAGAACAAGAGGAAACGGAAATTCTGTCCAATG aggAAGTTATCAAAAGGATTGTTGCTTTGACCATACAAGAGGGTGATGCCATTGATGGGAAG CTGAAAGATAACCCCATGCTGAGCAGCTTTTTCCAGCGCATGACTTACTCCTCCTTCCAGAAGATGGCAGATGCTTACCTGGAGAAAGAGGCAAAGCCAACCCACAAGCCGCCCACTGTTCTACCTACAGCACCCGAACTGGTCAAACTGGCTTTCACTCTTGACTTTACGGCCAGGGTAGCTGGGCTTTCCAAACAGAACGTTGGTCACATCACTTGTCTCGGGAACCGTTATCTGCAGGACCGATTTGAATACAGACAG GCATGCACTGACCACCCTTGGTCCGACAGCGATGATGCAGACAGTGTTCCTCTAACAGGCAAATGA
- the LOC116711035 gene encoding 60S acidic ribosomal protein P2-like — protein MRYVAAYLLAVLGGNTNPSAKGIKEILSSVGIEADDERLNKVISELNGKDINQVMNSGLSKLASVPADGAVAAPPAAAGSGPAGTGAAPAAAEEKKEEKKEESEESDEDMGFGLFD, from the exons ATGCGTTACGTGGCCGCTTACTTGCTCGCTGTTCTCGGTGGGAACACCAACCCCTCTGCAAAAGGCATCAAGGAGATCCTGAGCAGCGTGGGAATTGAGGCCGATGATGAACGCTTGAATAAA GTAATTAGTGAACTGAACGGAAAAGACATCAACCAAGTCATGAATTCAG GCCTCTCCAAGTTAGCCTCTGTACCAGCAGATGGTGCTGTAGCAGCACCGCCAGCAGCTGCTGGTAGTGGGCCCGCTGGAACTGGGGCTGCACCTGCTGCTG cggaagagaaaaaagaagagaagaaagaggAATCTGAAGAGTCAGACGAAGACATGGGCTTCGGACTCTTTGATTAA
- the LOC116711033 gene encoding potassium voltage-gated channel subfamily A member 10-like has protein sequence MEVPLVNFENMDDVGINLGDPSDSGYPTSPNSEAPDQNLLAHRLASPPQSPRRGRRQRQSGQEGLSPSTPPTLTSKANSSSGSLISSLKLLANSESPTDSVFSKMLKDYYENEDLFEKHCQEEKDEKVIINISGLMFETQLSTLSKFPETLLGDPMKRLQYFDPMKNEYFFDRNRPSFDGILYYYQSGGRLRRPANVPLDIFANEIVFYELGHEAMEQFREDEGFIKEPEVLLPTNELQRQFWLLFEYPESSSAAKSVALVSVFVIVISIFIFCLETLPEFRDDSDFPPGFIQMINGTASYPAPKTVWTYLTDPFFIVETICIIWFCFELGVRFVVCPSKSDFFNNIMNIIDIVSIIPYFVTLGTELATKPDEDLNAGQNMSLAILRIIRLVRVFRIFKLSRHSKGLQILGQTLKASMRELGLLIFFLFIGVILFSSAIYFAEVDEPQTQFVSIPDGFWWAVVSMTTVGYGDMCPITMGGKMVGTLCAIAGVLTIALPVPVIVSNFNYFYHRETEQEEKQVMDAAAEAAQKMSAANKCGSTLSLNKSNGTWQNEKNGMH, from the coding sequence ATGGAGGTGCCGCTTgttaattttgaaaacatgGACGATGTTGGTATCAACCTAGGTGACCCAAGCGACTCGGGTTACCCGACCTCACCCAACTCAGAGGCTCCTGATCAGAACTTGCTGGCCCACCGGCTGGCTTCTCCTCCTCAGTCGCCACGCAGAGGACGACGACAGCGTCAGTCTGGACAGGAAGGGTTGTCCCCCTCCACTCCTCCAACTCTTACCTCCAAGGCAAACTCCAGCAGTGGCAGTCTTATCTCCAGTCTGAAGCTCTTGGCAAACAGTGAGTCTCCCACTGACAGTGTCTTCAGTAAGATGCTAAAGGATTATTATGAGAATGAAGATCTGTTCGAAAAGCACTGCCAAGAGGAAAAAGATGAGAAAGTCATCATAAATATTTCTGGCTTGATGTTTGAAACCCAACTCAGTACCCTGAGTAAGTTTCCAGAGACACTGTTGGGTGATCCCATGAAGCGGTTACAATACTTTGACCCAATGAAGAATGAGTATTTTTTTGATAGAAATCGTCCATCATTTGATGGGATTCTCTACTATTACCAGTCAGGAGGGAGACTCCGCAGACCAGCCAATGTTCCCTTAGACATTTTTGCTaatgaaattgttttctatGAGTTGGGCCATGAAGCAATGGAGCAGTTTCGTGAAGATGAAGGGTTTATTAAAGAACCTGAAGTCCTCTTACCCACCAATGAACTGCAGAGGCAGTTCTGGCTCCTCTTCGAATACCCTGAGAGCTCCAGTGCGGCCAAATCTGTGGCTCTGGTCTCTGTCTTTGTCATTGTCATTTCcatctttattttctgtctggaGACTCTTCCAGAGTTCAGGGATGACAGCGATTTTCCTCCAGGTTTCATCCAAATGATCAATGGAACTGCCTCTTACCCTGCCCCTAAAACTGTGTGGACATATCTCACGGACCCATTTTTTATTGTGGAGACTATTTGCATTATATGGTTCTGCTTTGAGCTTGGTGTCCGTTTTGTGGTTTGCCCCAGTAagagtgatttttttaataacatcatGAATATTATTGACATTGTGTCTATAATTCCTTATTTTGTCACCCTGGGAACCGAGCTGGCCACAAAGCCGGACGAAGATTTGAATGCAGGTCAGAATATGTCCTTGGCAATTCTAAGAATCATTCGACTTGTGAGAGTCTTCAGAATTTTTAAGCTCTCCCGCCACTCCAAAGGTCTTCAGATTTTGGGTCAAACCCTAAAAGCCAGCATGAGGGAACTGGGGCTGCTaatcttcttcctcttcattGGAGTCATCCTTTTTTCCAGTGCCATCTACTTTGCAGAAGTGGATGAGCCCCAGACGCAGTTTGTTAGCATCCCTGATGGCTTCTGGTGGGCTGTGGTATCCATGACCACTGTTGGTTATGGGGACATGTGCCCAATTACAATGGGAGGCAAAATGGTCGGCACCCTCTGTGCCATTGCTGGTGTCTTGACCATTGCCCTGCCAGTCCCTGTCATTGTCTCCAACTTCAACTATTTCTATCACCGTGAGACCGAGCAGGAAGAGAAACAAGTGATGGATGCAGCTGCAGAAGCTGCCCAGAAAATGTCAGCTGCTAACAAGTGTGGAAGTACCCTTTCTCTCAACAAGAGTAATGGCACAtggcaaaatgagaaaaatggcATGCACTGA